The DNA segment GGTCGCGGTCGCCGCGCCGGCCGAGCCCGCACTGGCCGCGGTCACCACCGGTCCCGCCACGCGGCGCGCGAACTCCTTCACTCCCGCGCCCCCGCAGCCGGCGTCCGCTCCCGCTTCGGCGGCGGCTGAGGCCGTCGCCCCGGCCGGGGCCGTGGAGGCGCCCCGGCGCAGCCTGCGGGAGACCACGTTCCTGGTCCCGGACACCACCATCGAGCCGGCGGGGCAGGGCTGGCGGGCCGCCCTGAACCGGCTGGGGCTGCGCATCCCGCCCTCGGTCGCCGAGCTGGCCGAACGGGCGGACGTGGCCACCGTGTCCCAGCACTGGCCCGGGCCGCGCACCGTGGCCGTGGTCAACCGCAAGGGCGGGGCCAACAAGACCCCCACCGTCGCCCTGCTGGCCGCGGTGCTCGCCCGCTACGGCGGCGGACCCGTGCTGGCCTGGGACAACAACGAGTCCCAGGGCACCCTGGGCTGGCGCACCGAACAGGGACCGCACACCGCCTCCGTGCTGGACCTGGTGGACTCCTCCACCCGGCTGCTCTCGCCCGAAACCTCCACGGCGGACCTGGCCCACTTCGTGCACCACCAGCCGGCCGACCGGTACGACGTGCTGCGCTCGGACGGCAACGACGAGGGCGACCACGAGGTCACCGCCGAGGAAGTCGACATCGCCCACAGCGTGGCCTCCCGGTTCTACCGGATGATCATCATGGACTCCGGCAACACCGCCCGCTCGGCGAACTGGCGGCGGATGATCCACCACACCGACCAGCTCGTCGTCCCGGTCACCGCCATGGAGGACCGCGCCGAGGCCGCCCTGCTCACCCTCCAGACTCTCGAGGCCCGCGGCGGGCATGACGCCGAACTGGCCCGCAACGCGGTGGTCATCGTCTCGGAGTCCACCGACGCCGCCCGCGGCCTGGGCGGGGAGGCCCTGAAGCGAGCCCGCGCCGAGGCTGCCCGCATCGCCGAGGGGTTCACGCCGCTGGTCCGGGCCGTGGTCAGGGTCCCCTACGACCCGGCCCTGGTGCGCGGGGTGATCCGCTACGACAACCTGCGACCGGGCACCCAGCGGGCCTGGCTGGCCGCCGCCGCGGCCGTCGCCCAAGGCTTCTGAGGACGCACCGACGTGGACACCTCCCGCTCCCTGCTGCCCGTCGGCGCCGCGGCCGCCGTCGTGGGCCTGCTGATCCTGCTGCCGGTGGTGCTGCTGACCCTGAACAACCAGGCCCAGCCCGCCCAGGCCGGGTGCGCCCCCGTTGGGGGCGCCACGGGTGGGGTCCCCGAGCAGTA comes from the Citricoccus sp. SGAir0253 genome and includes:
- a CDS encoding chromosome partitioning protein ParA; translation: MIRIQMASPTRAVLHDGDQTAEVTCADGGQLIDAVIEHLVRRARRDGTRLSVQTDDTPPAWLAVDPSGTVEQLDHQPDQLPTPQEASTAPTSGVKGAREDVVAVAAPAEPALAAVTTGPATRRANSFTPAPPQPASAPASAAAEAVAPAGAVEAPRRSLRETTFLVPDTTIEPAGQGWRAALNRLGLRIPPSVAELAERADVATVSQHWPGPRTVAVVNRKGGANKTPTVALLAAVLARYGGGPVLAWDNNESQGTLGWRTEQGPHTASVLDLVDSSTRLLSPETSTADLAHFVHHQPADRYDVLRSDGNDEGDHEVTAEEVDIAHSVASRFYRMIIMDSGNTARSANWRRMIHHTDQLVVPVTAMEDRAEAALLTLQTLEARGGHDAELARNAVVIVSESTDAARGLGGEALKRARAEAARIAEGFTPLVRAVVRVPYDPALVRGVIRYDNLRPGTQRAWLAAAAAVAQGF